The nucleotide sequence CGGAAAAGACTATCAGTACGCCTCACATGAAAATCCTCCTTTCGACAGAATAGAATCCATATTACTGAAGGCATTCAGTGATATGCCAGGATATGATGTTCCCAAACTGAAGGGACCAAAAGAAAATAGAATATATGAATTGAGGAGCTATGAGAGTCCGACCGAAAAACTTTTCCATAATAAGGTAAAAATGTTCAATAGCGGAGAAGTGGAAATCTTTGATAACCTTGGTTTCAATGCTATTTTCTATGGAGAAGTAATTGCAGGCTCATCCATGCCCAATCTGATGTACATGACTTCATTTGATAATATGGCCGCTGAAGAAGCCAAATGGAAAGCATTTTCAGATGATCCTGCTTGGAATAAATTAAAGGTAGATCCTGAATACCAAAACAATGTTTCTCACATTGACAAATTCTTACTCTATCCGACCGATTATTCAGAACTATAGCATAAAAAAAATCCCTTTAGAAATTATCTAGAGGGATTTTTTATGTCTTCACAG is from Echinicola marina and encodes:
- a CDS encoding NIPSNAP family protein, with the protein product MKLKFAPSCIFLLLLNVFSVFAQKGHDRSIFEIKIYHISSPDQEKSIDQFLEKAYIPAMHDKGIKHIGVFKPIASDELNGKRIYVFTPYSSANEYMDISSNFHLEDLKNGKDYQYASHENPPFDRIESILLKAFSDMPGYDVPKLKGPKENRIYELRSYESPTEKLFHNKVKMFNSGEVEIFDNLGFNAIFYGEVIAGSSMPNLMYMTSFDNMAAEEAKWKAFSDDPAWNKLKVDPEYQNNVSHIDKFLLYPTDYSEL